One Amycolatopsis thermophila DNA segment encodes these proteins:
- a CDS encoding decaprenyl-phosphate phosphoribosyltransferase produces MDETSEKAEAKTAETAAEPAPSVKRGPVGMVLGVAKTARPKQWAKNVLVFVAPFTAAQITNGSVLLDAVIAFVAFSLVASSVYLINDAVDVEADRAHPTKRNRPIAAGIVPVPVAYVAAVLFFGVGLALSFLASPELAIVLGVYEAVQLGYCFGLKHQPVIDLAIVGSGFLMRSIAGGVAAGIALSQWFLLVTAFGSLFMVAGKRYAEIMLFERTGAKIRSSLKKYSASYLRFVWATAAAILIMSYSLWAFELREGADQSVWPVISMVPFVIAVLRYAVDVDGGTAGAPDEIVLKDRVLQVLGVLWVATLGVTFYL; encoded by the coding sequence GTGGACGAAACCAGCGAGAAGGCCGAGGCGAAGACGGCGGAGACGGCGGCCGAACCGGCCCCGTCCGTCAAGCGCGGCCCGGTGGGAATGGTCCTCGGCGTCGCCAAGACCGCGCGGCCGAAGCAGTGGGCGAAGAACGTCCTCGTCTTCGTCGCGCCGTTCACCGCGGCCCAGATCACCAACGGTTCGGTGCTCCTCGACGCGGTCATCGCGTTCGTGGCGTTCAGCCTGGTCGCGTCGTCGGTGTACCTGATCAACGACGCGGTCGACGTCGAGGCGGACCGGGCGCACCCGACGAAGCGGAACCGGCCGATCGCGGCCGGGATCGTGCCGGTGCCGGTCGCCTACGTGGCCGCGGTGCTGTTCTTCGGCGTCGGGCTCGCGCTGTCGTTCCTGGCGAGCCCGGAGCTGGCGATCGTGCTGGGCGTCTACGAGGCGGTGCAACTGGGCTACTGCTTCGGGCTCAAGCACCAGCCGGTGATCGACCTGGCGATCGTCGGGTCGGGCTTCCTGATGCGCTCGATCGCCGGTGGTGTGGCCGCCGGTATCGCGCTGTCGCAGTGGTTCCTGCTGGTCACGGCGTTCGGTTCGTTGTTCATGGTCGCGGGCAAGCGCTACGCCGAGATCATGCTGTTCGAGCGCACCGGCGCGAAGATCCGCTCGTCGCTGAAGAAGTACTCGGCCAGCTACCTGCGCTTCGTGTGGGCGACCGCGGCGGCGATCCTGATCATGTCGTACTCGCTGTGGGCGTTCGAGCTGCGGGAGGGCGCCGACCAGTCGGTCTGGCCGGTCATCTCGATGGTGCCGTTCGTGATCGCCGTGCTGCGCTACGCGGTCGACGTCGACGGCGGCACCGCGGGCGCGCCGGACGAGATCGTGCTCAAGGACCGCGTCCTGCAGGTCCTGGGTGTGCTGTGGGTCGCCACCCTCGGGGTCACCTTCTACCTGTGA
- a CDS encoding LLM class flavin-dependent oxidoreductase — MRVGIVILPEDRWWAAEPKWRAAEEYGFDHAWTYDHLGWRSLVDGPWFSAVPTLTAAAMVTSTIRLGTFVASPNFRHPVPFTRELITLDDVADGRLVLGIGAGGLGYDTKVLGGAELTPRQRSDRFAEFVEALDGLLITDGYDHDGTYYTARGARNLPGCVQRPRIPFLIAANGPRAMKVAATYGGGWVTTGRAAETLDEWWRGVAELSRRFDEVLAANDRAGEEVHRYLSLDAAPVFSLVSKQAFVDAAGRAGELGFTDVVVHWPRSAGPYAGRESVLEEVVSDVLPGLRGTR; from the coding sequence GTGCGCGTTGGCATCGTGATTCTTCCCGAGGACCGGTGGTGGGCGGCCGAGCCGAAGTGGCGGGCCGCCGAGGAGTACGGCTTCGACCACGCCTGGACCTACGACCACCTGGGCTGGCGGTCACTGGTCGACGGCCCCTGGTTCTCCGCGGTGCCGACGCTGACCGCCGCCGCGATGGTGACCTCCACCATCCGCCTCGGCACGTTCGTGGCTTCGCCCAACTTCCGCCACCCGGTGCCGTTCACGCGCGAGCTGATCACCCTCGACGACGTGGCCGACGGCAGGCTCGTCCTGGGCATCGGCGCGGGCGGCCTGGGCTACGACACCAAGGTCCTCGGGGGCGCGGAGCTGACCCCGCGGCAGCGCTCCGACCGGTTCGCCGAGTTCGTCGAGGCGCTGGACGGCCTGCTGATCACCGACGGGTACGACCACGACGGGACCTATTACACGGCGCGCGGCGCGCGGAACCTGCCCGGATGCGTGCAGCGGCCGCGGATTCCGTTCCTCATCGCCGCGAACGGGCCGCGCGCGATGAAGGTTGCCGCAACTTATGGTGGCGGCTGGGTGACCACCGGGCGGGCGGCCGAAACGCTCGACGAGTGGTGGCGCGGCGTCGCCGAGCTGTCGCGCCGGTTCGACGAGGTGCTGGCCGCGAACGACCGCGCGGGCGAGGAGGTGCACCGCTACCTCAGCCTCGACGCCGCACCGGTGTTCTCCCTGGTCAGCAAGCAGGCGTTCGTCGACGCGGCGGGCCGCGCGGGCGAGCTGGGCTTCACCGACGTGGTCGTCCACTGGCCGCGTTCCGCCGGCCCGTACGCGGGCCGGGAATCGGTGCTGGAAGAAGTGGTGTCCGACGTCCTGCCGGGCCTGCGCGGCACGCGATAG
- a CDS encoding ArnT family glycosyltransferase — protein sequence MPGALVAAWLALAGVAVGVWPRVQTRQARRVWIVLLALVFALVLQLVVATVPDGAFITFRYARNIAEGYGAVYTIGERVEGLPNFVWLVLVTLPRAMFGADVVTGAVVLGVLSTLGCVVVAYLLAKRFAGGAGVIAALLTAGASLLAAHGQAGTETALFVLLVLTGCLALVSGHPLVGGVLAALAVMTRSDGVVFALLGEVWLLYTAVRRRSSWWAPAGYLLGALVFLVPWWAWEATYYDRVGAAWPDSAHLPYGFLLCTLLAVGAAVLFGRLGTRRRPSPHPRPGLAERRAVPVVALVLCAVSVPAAFAARQVVHTDRLRSSQTTEIGHWLRDSLPAGSTIDTFGNAALAYRAGARMTITGVTGREPDDSVAPVADFGLPVLAAPLAWYAPGQDCEIAARYAERYDVATFRRADTSWLTIYLRGDAETRILALLAGDERWTYVPCG from the coding sequence GTGCCTGGTGCCCTGGTCGCCGCGTGGCTGGCGCTGGCGGGAGTCGCGGTGGGGGTGTGGCCGCGCGTCCAGACCCGCCAGGCCCGCCGGGTCTGGATCGTCCTCCTCGCGCTGGTGTTCGCCCTGGTCCTGCAGCTCGTCGTGGCGACGGTGCCGGACGGGGCGTTCATCACGTTCCGCTACGCCCGCAACATCGCCGAGGGTTACGGCGCGGTCTACACGATCGGCGAGCGGGTCGAGGGCCTGCCGAACTTCGTGTGGCTCGTGCTGGTCACCCTGCCGCGGGCGATGTTCGGGGCGGACGTCGTCACCGGCGCGGTCGTGCTCGGCGTCCTGTCCACGCTCGGGTGCGTGGTGGTCGCGTACCTGCTGGCGAAGCGGTTCGCGGGCGGTGCCGGTGTGATCGCCGCGCTGCTGACCGCGGGCGCGAGCCTGCTGGCCGCCCACGGTCAGGCGGGCACCGAGACCGCGCTGTTCGTCCTGCTCGTGCTGACCGGGTGCCTGGCGCTGGTGAGCGGGCACCCGCTGGTCGGCGGCGTCCTCGCGGCGCTGGCCGTGATGACCCGGTCCGACGGCGTCGTGTTCGCGCTCCTCGGCGAGGTGTGGCTGCTCTACACCGCGGTGCGCCGCCGCTCGAGCTGGTGGGCGCCCGCCGGGTACCTGCTGGGCGCGCTGGTGTTCCTGGTGCCGTGGTGGGCCTGGGAGGCCACCTACTACGACCGGGTCGGGGCCGCCTGGCCCGATTCCGCGCACCTGCCGTACGGCTTCCTCCTGTGCACCCTGCTCGCGGTCGGGGCGGCCGTGCTGTTCGGCAGGCTCGGCACGCGCCGCCGCCCCTCGCCGCACCCGCGCCCCGGCCTGGCCGAGCGGCGTGCGGTGCCCGTCGTCGCGCTCGTGCTGTGCGCGGTCAGCGTGCCCGCCGCGTTCGCCGCGCGGCAGGTCGTCCACACCGACCGGCTGCGGTCGTCCCAGACCACGGAGATCGGGCACTGGTTGCGCGACAGCCTGCCGGCCGGTTCGACCATCGACACGTTCGGCAACGCCGCCCTCGCCTACCGGGCCGGGGCGCGGATGACGATCACCGGTGTCACCGGACGGGAGCCGGACGACTCGGTCGCGCCGGTCGCCGACTTCGGCCTGCCGGTCCTCGCTGCGCCGCTCGCCTGGTACGCGCCGGGGCAGGACTGCGAGATCGCCGCCAGGTACGCGGAGCGTTACGACGTGGCCACGTTCCGCCGCGCCGACACGAGCTGGCTCACGATCTACCTGCGCGGCGACGCCGAAACCCGCATCCTGGCCCTGCTCGCGGGCGACGAGCGCTGGACCTACGTGCCCTGCGGCTAG
- a CDS encoding HAD family hydrolase produces MEKPLLIASDVDGTLLDPLERMSPRTVDVLRRVHEAGVPVVLATGRPPRWIPSVAQAGGLTGYAVCANGAVLYDIGADEVVGVHGALDPMLLTDAVEELARVLPGCGFAAERVGRHAIDPDVQHLVIEHGYHNPWGDGEGVPVSRAEIVGRPAVKLLVSHPDMTSDEMARAAGAVLDGSFDITFSAGGGLIELAAHGITKATGLAEVAQRFEVPVERIIAFGDMPNDVDMLRWAGHGVAMANAHPDVLAVADEVTSPNSEDGVAQVLERWF; encoded by the coding sequence GTGGAGAAACCCCTGCTGATCGCGTCGGACGTGGACGGCACGCTGCTCGACCCCCTGGAACGGATGTCGCCCCGCACCGTCGACGTGCTGCGCCGCGTCCACGAGGCGGGGGTCCCGGTCGTGCTCGCGACCGGGCGTCCGCCGCGCTGGATCCCGTCCGTCGCCCAGGCCGGCGGGCTGACCGGTTACGCCGTGTGCGCGAACGGCGCGGTGCTGTACGACATCGGCGCCGACGAGGTGGTCGGCGTGCACGGCGCGCTGGATCCGATGCTGCTCACCGACGCCGTCGAGGAGCTGGCCAGGGTCCTGCCCGGCTGCGGGTTCGCCGCGGAGCGGGTCGGCAGGCACGCGATCGATCCGGACGTGCAGCACCTGGTGATCGAGCACGGCTACCACAACCCGTGGGGCGACGGCGAAGGCGTGCCGGTGTCGCGGGCGGAGATCGTGGGGCGCCCGGCGGTGAAACTGCTGGTCAGCCACCCGGACATGACGTCGGACGAAATGGCGCGGGCAGCCGGCGCGGTGCTCGACGGGTCGTTCGACATCACCTTCTCCGCCGGTGGCGGGCTGATCGAGCTGGCCGCGCACGGCATCACGAAGGCGACCGGGCTGGCCGAGGTCGCGCAGCGGTTCGAGGTGCCGGTCGAACGGATCATCGCGTTCGGCGACATGCCCAACGACGTGGACATGCTGCGGTGGGCCGGGCACGGCGTGGCGATGGCGAACGCGCACCCGGACGTGCTGGCCGTCGCGGACGAGGTGACCAGCCCGAACAGCGAGGACGGCGTCGCCCAGGTGCTCGAGCGCTGGTTCTAG
- a CDS encoding phosphatase PAP2 family protein, translating into MLEKKPERAAEIQVLSRVQGALKRPVTVKAARGLSHFGEHAIGWFAAGLVGAAVDRERRKDWLVAAAGVVAAHGASIAVKRVVRRPRPEDPSVEVLVGTPSRLSFPSSHATSTTAAAVLYSGLTGRNLVPALVPPMLASRLVLGVHYPTDVLAGAALGGVVGGLLRRKIRKKG; encoded by the coding sequence ATGCTTGAGAAGAAGCCGGAGCGCGCCGCCGAGATCCAGGTGCTCTCCAGGGTCCAGGGCGCGCTCAAGCGCCCGGTGACCGTGAAGGCCGCCCGCGGCCTGTCCCACTTCGGTGAGCACGCGATCGGATGGTTCGCCGCCGGTCTCGTGGGCGCCGCGGTGGACCGCGAGCGCCGCAAGGACTGGCTGGTCGCGGCCGCCGGCGTGGTCGCCGCGCACGGCGCCTCGATCGCGGTGAAACGCGTGGTCAGGCGGCCCCGGCCGGAGGACCCGAGCGTCGAGGTCCTGGTCGGCACGCCGAGCCGGCTGAGCTTCCCGTCCTCGCACGCCACGTCCACTACGGCGGCGGCGGTGCTCTACTCGGGATTGACCGGGCGTAACCTGGTTCCCGCGCTCGTCCCGCCGATGTTGGCGTCCCGGCTCGTGTTGGGGGTGCACTACCCGACCGACGTGCTCGCCGGTGCCGCTCTCGGCGGTGTGGTCGGAGGTCTGCTGCGCAGGAAAATCCGCAAAAAGGGGTAG
- a CDS encoding AMP-binding protein, which yields MTLLAPGARLVDAESGTVLDGAALMTEVERQADALAALPDGVLFARTAVDSASVLRYLAAVEASRAVALIDPKLDVPLLTMLMERYRPAAVLDAPAAEPPAGYRAADGHWLRLDPDGIRPHPDLAVLLPTSGSTGNPKLVRLSRKAILTNAHAIADVLGIDEREVAPTTLPLHYAYGLSVLNSHLISGATVVVERDGILGRGFWDTVAAHECTSVAGVPYHYEMLRKLKFDPAANPGVHTLTQAGGRMRPELVAEFDTLMRSAGGRLFVMYGQTEAAPRMSIMPWDRLAEKIGSVGPALPGGRFAVRRADGGDTTHPKITGEIIYRGPNVMMGYAENAAQLALGDECDGVLPTGDIGYLDEEGFLFITGRLKRIGKVFGNRINLDDLEHATRATGLGIDIVAAVPADDKVVLYAEGATAETCKAASQALSDRLHLHASGFDVRPIDTIPLLASGKIDYQTLADGI from the coding sequence ATGACCCTGCTGGCTCCGGGCGCCCGGCTCGTGGACGCGGAAAGCGGCACCGTCCTGGACGGCGCCGCGCTGATGACCGAGGTCGAACGGCAGGCCGACGCACTCGCGGCCCTGCCCGACGGCGTGCTGTTCGCCCGCACCGCCGTCGATTCGGCCAGTGTGCTGCGCTACCTCGCGGCGGTCGAGGCGTCACGCGCGGTCGCGCTCATCGACCCCAAGCTCGACGTGCCGCTGCTGACCATGCTGATGGAGCGGTACCGCCCGGCGGCGGTGCTGGACGCGCCCGCGGCGGAACCACCGGCCGGGTACCGCGCCGCGGACGGGCACTGGCTGCGCCTCGACCCCGACGGCATCCGCCCGCACCCCGACCTCGCCGTGCTGCTGCCCACCAGCGGGTCGACCGGCAACCCCAAGCTGGTCCGGTTGTCCCGGAAGGCGATCCTGACCAACGCGCACGCGATCGCCGACGTGCTCGGCATCGACGAGCGCGAGGTCGCGCCCACGACGCTGCCGCTGCACTACGCCTACGGGCTGTCCGTGCTGAACTCGCACCTGATCAGCGGCGCGACCGTGGTGGTGGAGCGGGACGGCATCCTGGGCCGTGGCTTCTGGGACACCGTCGCCGCGCACGAGTGCACCTCCGTCGCCGGCGTGCCCTACCACTACGAAATGCTGCGGAAGCTCAAGTTCGACCCGGCGGCCAACCCCGGCGTGCACACCCTGACCCAGGCTGGCGGGCGGATGCGGCCCGAGCTGGTCGCCGAGTTCGACACGCTGATGCGCTCGGCGGGCGGGCGGCTGTTCGTGATGTACGGGCAGACCGAGGCCGCCCCGCGGATGTCGATCATGCCGTGGGACCGGCTCGCCGAGAAGATCGGCTCGGTCGGCCCCGCGCTGCCCGGCGGCAGGTTCGCGGTGCGGCGGGCCGACGGCGGCGACACCACGCACCCCAAGATCACCGGCGAGATCATCTACCGCGGGCCGAACGTGATGATGGGCTACGCCGAGAACGCCGCGCAGCTCGCGCTGGGCGACGAGTGCGACGGCGTGCTGCCCACCGGCGACATCGGGTACCTCGACGAGGAGGGGTTCCTGTTCATCACCGGCCGCCTGAAGCGGATCGGCAAGGTGTTCGGCAACCGCATCAACCTCGACGACCTGGAACACGCCACGCGCGCGACCGGTCTCGGGATCGACATCGTGGCCGCGGTCCCGGCCGACGACAAGGTGGTGCTGTACGCGGAGGGCGCGACGGCCGAGACCTGCAAGGCCGCGTCCCAGGCGCTCTCCGACCGGCTGCACCTGCACGCCTCCGGCTTCGACGTGCGCCCGATCGACACGATCCCGTTGCTGGCCAGCGGCAAGATCGACTACCAGACCCTGGCCGACGGCATCTGA
- the lhgO gene encoding L-2-hydroxyglutarate oxidase: protein MAVPRPGAHDRDHRATGRALPQWTTEPGPAEGPARSRALSARYRADPLYAGRVVNRVVVVGGGIIGLAVAEELTRRGSAVTVLEKEDRWAAHQTGHNSNVVHAGLYYKPGSAKARMSVAGNRSIVDFAREHGVPVEVCGKLVVATSEAELPALGVLAERAEANGVPAKLISAAEAREYEPEVSCVRALRVSSTGIIDFPRVCTALVRLLTERGADLRLGTAVRGIRRGSTTNVEVATGDEVLRADALVNCAGLQSDRVAELAGLRPSARIVPFRGEYYELRPERRHLVRGLIYPVPDPALPFLGVHLTRMLDGSVHAGPNAVLALRREGYRWRDISPADIADVARFPGSWRLAKKWAYPTGLDEVLRSLSKRRFAASLARLVPAVGPDDIVRHGSGVRAQALRPDGSLVDDFLIETAPHQVHVLNAPSPAATSALEIAKYVADQVA, encoded by the coding sequence ATGGCCGTGCCGCGTCCAGGCGCGCATGACCGCGATCACCGTGCCACCGGACGGGCTCTTCCACAGTGGACAACGGAACCCGGCCCGGCCGAGGGCCCGGCACGGTCGCGCGCGCTGTCCGCGCGGTACCGGGCTGATCCGCTATACGCTGGTCGCGTGGTGAACCGGGTTGTGGTCGTCGGTGGCGGGATCATCGGGCTCGCGGTCGCGGAGGAGCTGACCCGGCGCGGGTCGGCGGTGACCGTGCTGGAGAAGGAGGACCGCTGGGCCGCGCACCAGACCGGTCACAACTCCAACGTCGTGCACGCCGGCCTGTACTACAAGCCGGGCTCGGCCAAGGCGCGGATGTCCGTCGCGGGCAATCGGTCCATTGTGGACTTCGCGCGGGAGCACGGGGTGCCGGTCGAGGTGTGCGGCAAGCTCGTCGTGGCGACCAGCGAGGCCGAGCTGCCCGCGCTGGGCGTGCTCGCCGAGCGGGCCGAGGCCAACGGCGTGCCGGCGAAGCTGATCAGCGCCGCGGAGGCCCGCGAGTACGAGCCCGAGGTGTCCTGCGTGCGGGCGCTGCGGGTCTCCTCGACCGGGATCATCGACTTCCCCCGCGTGTGCACCGCGCTGGTGCGGCTGCTCACCGAACGGGGTGCCGACCTGCGCCTGGGCACGGCGGTGCGGGGCATCCGGCGCGGCTCCACCACGAACGTGGAGGTCGCCACCGGCGACGAGGTGCTGCGCGCGGACGCGCTGGTCAACTGCGCCGGCCTGCAGTCCGACCGGGTCGCCGAGCTGGCCGGGCTGCGGCCGAGCGCGCGGATCGTGCCGTTCCGCGGCGAGTACTACGAACTGCGGCCGGAGCGGCGGCACCTGGTGCGCGGGCTGATCTACCCGGTGCCCGACCCGGCGTTGCCGTTCCTGGGCGTGCACCTGACCAGGATGCTCGACGGCAGCGTGCACGCCGGCCCCAACGCGGTGCTGGCGTTGCGGCGCGAGGGCTACCGCTGGCGGGACATCTCCCCCGCCGACATCGCCGACGTCGCCCGCTTCCCCGGTTCGTGGCGGCTCGCGAAGAAGTGGGCCTACCCGACCGGGCTGGACGAGGTGCTGCGGTCGCTGTCCAAACGCCGGTTCGCGGCGAGCCTCGCGCGCCTGGTCCCGGCGGTCGGCCCGGACGACATCGTGCGGCACGGCTCCGGGGTGCGCGCCCAGGCGCTGCGCCCGGACGGCTCGCTGGTCGACGACTTCCTCATCGAAACCGCGCCGCACCAGGTGCACGTCCTCAACGCACCCTCCCCCGCGGCGACGAGCGCGCTGGAGATCGCGAAGTACGTGGCCGACCAGGTGGCGTGA
- the glf gene encoding UDP-galactopyranose mutase: MSEHTSNTDSTDAGFAGYDLVVVGSGFFGLTVAERAASQLGKRVLVLERRSHLGGNAYSEAEPETGIEVHRYGAHLFHTSNKRVWDYVNQFTEFTGYQHRVFGKYRGQVYPLPMNLALINQFFGRSHTPDEARELIAEQASEIDSKDAQNFEEKAISLIGRPLYEAFFRGYTAKQWQTDPKELPAGNITRLPVRYTFDNRYFNDTYEGLPVDGYTAWLERMADHELIDVRLNTDYFDVREHIPAGTPTVYTGPLDHYFGYSEGRLGWRTLDFEQEVVPTGDYQGTSVMNYNDEDVPYTRIHEFRHFHPERDYPKDKTVIVREYSRFANEDDEPYYPINTPDDRAKLERYRELAKAEARERNVLFGGRLGTYKYLDMHMAIGSALSMFDNKIAPHLTDGAPLDGSIDA; encoded by the coding sequence GTGAGCGAGCACACGAGCAACACTGACTCCACCGACGCCGGTTTCGCCGGGTACGACCTGGTCGTCGTCGGCTCCGGCTTCTTCGGGCTCACGGTCGCCGAGCGTGCGGCCAGCCAGCTCGGCAAGCGGGTGCTCGTGCTGGAGCGGCGTTCCCACCTGGGGGGCAACGCCTACTCCGAGGCCGAGCCGGAGACCGGGATCGAGGTGCACCGCTACGGCGCGCACCTGTTCCACACGTCGAACAAGCGGGTCTGGGACTACGTCAACCAGTTCACCGAGTTCACCGGCTACCAGCACCGCGTGTTCGGCAAGTACCGCGGGCAGGTCTACCCGCTGCCGATGAACCTGGCGCTGATCAACCAGTTCTTCGGCCGGTCGCACACCCCGGACGAGGCGCGTGAGCTGATCGCCGAGCAGGCCAGCGAGATCGACAGCAAGGACGCGCAGAACTTCGAAGAGAAGGCCATCTCGCTCATCGGCCGCCCCCTGTACGAGGCGTTCTTCCGCGGTTACACCGCGAAGCAGTGGCAGACCGACCCGAAGGAGCTCCCGGCCGGCAACATCACCCGGCTGCCGGTGCGCTACACCTTCGACAACCGGTACTTCAACGACACCTACGAGGGCCTGCCGGTCGACGGTTACACCGCGTGGCTGGAGCGGATGGCCGACCACGAGCTGATCGACGTCCGCCTGAACACCGACTACTTCGACGTCCGCGAGCACATCCCGGCCGGCACGCCGACGGTCTACACCGGCCCGCTGGACCACTACTTCGGCTACTCCGAGGGCCGCCTGGGCTGGCGCACGCTCGACTTCGAGCAGGAGGTCGTCCCCACCGGCGACTACCAGGGCACGTCCGTCATGAACTACAACGACGAAGACGTCCCCTACACCCGGATCCACGAGTTCCGCCACTTCCACCCGGAGCGGGACTACCCGAAGGACAAGACGGTCATCGTCCGGGAGTACTCCCGCTTCGCCAACGAAGACGACGAGCCGTACTACCCGATCAACACCCCGGACGACCGCGCCAAGCTCGAGCGCTACCGCGAGCTGGCCAAGGCCGAGGCGCGCGAGCGCAACGTCCTCTTCGGCGGCCGCCTGGGCACCTACAAGTACCTGGACATGCACATGGCCATCGGTTCGGCGCTGTCGATGTTCGACAACAAGATCGCCCCGCACCTGACCGACGGCGCCCCCCTGGACGGGAGCATCGATGCTTGA